From the Alphaproteobacteria bacterium genome, the window TTTAATGAATTGAGGTCTAGCACCTAAAATAGTGATTATTTTTTTAATAAGTTTAGCTTTTCAATAAAGTTGGTATAATCTGAATATATTTTTTTAGAGCTTAGCTTCTCTTTATATAGATTAGCTGCATTTTTACCTATTGTTGTTCTAAAATCATCTACTAACGTCATATCAATTAATTTGTTTAACTTTGATATGCTTTTTGGGGGGTAATATAAACCAGCATTTTCTGACTCTAAAATTTTTTTAGCTTCGCCAAATAGTGTAAATAAGACTGGCTTTCCATGCAAAAGTCCCTCGAATAGTTTGTTTGGCATTGCGCAGTTGATAGCAGGAACTAAAAAAACATCACATTTCTTCATCCAATAGTGACTTTCTTTTCTATCAAGCCAGCCTAAAAATAATATGTTTTTACTTCCTTTTGAAAGTTTTATTAACTTTTCTTTTTTGGGCCCCTCTCCAGCTATAATAAAAAGACTTTTTTTATCACCAAGTTCATATCGTTTTCTCGCAACCTCAATAATAGTTTCTAAGTCGTAGGATGAACCCAATACCCCCAAATATAAATATACAATTTTATCTTTAATGAAGTCTAAAGTTTCTTTTATTTTTTTCTCTTTAGGATTAGGCTGAGATTCATCTGCCCCGAGATAGAATATGGCACAACTTTTGTTGTTATTGAATGTCTTTTTTTTGGCCCATTCTAGTAGATTAGGGCTCATAGAGACTAAAGAGTTTGAGTAATTAAAGGAGAACTCAGCTTTTTTCTTCATAAAATGAAAAATAAAATCTATCCAACATGAAAAAATCTTTGGAAAATAATCTTTAAACATATCAGGCCACATGTCACGAACATCGACGATGACAGGTACATCAAATTCTTTGCCATACTTTGTGCCTTCATAAGAGCTTTCTATGGAAGGGTGAGAAGCCACAATACGATCGGGCTTTGGCATTCTTCTCATAGCTTTATGAAGTTTTTTACCAAAGAGACGATGATGTAAAATGCGAGCAATTGAGAGGTTTTTCTTATAGGAACCGCAATCAAGAAGCTTTATAGTAAAATTTTCTTTAATTTTATAATCCAAATCGCCTTCACACACTTTTTTCTTAAGCATGTGATGAAAATTGCTGCTCCACCAAATCACCTCGTGTCCTCGGCGCGCGAGCTCTTCTCCAAGGCGCCAGGTTCGCATAGGCTTAGCACCTTCAGTAAGGGGAAGTTGCTCACCATCTTGAATCAGCCAAATTGTTAGTTTTTCATTTTTTTGTGGCACAGCAATACAAAACCTTATGAGTGGTATTTGGAGTTTCCATTGAATCTGGCTCAACATCAATGCGAGGGAATAAATAATCTTGTAGTTCATTTGGCATTTGAATCATTTTCCCAAAAACCAATCTTTTCAAAAGCCTTTTTCCTTTCATAGATTGGGGCATCATGCCAAGAGAAACAACGAGTTTTTTAATTGGCCGTAAGATTTTTTGTCTAAAGTTTGCTTTATGAAGAGGGTGGCTTGCAAAGCCTCTAACCAAAAATCCTTTTTTCTCAAAGAGGCCTCTTAGTTCAAAAAGATTATAATACTGATGAGCGTAAGGACTTGGATTAAAATCGTAGAGATCTTTGTTTGCCGTGCAAATAAGAACTTTTCCTTCTTTTTTAAGGACCCTCTGACATTCATCAATGAATGTATTGACATCCTTAAGGTAATAAATGGCTTCGAAGAGAATAATAATATCCTGAGAATGATCCGCCGCGGGTAATTTTTCGGCAGAAAAAACACTCAAATTAATCCTATTTTTATAATGGTTTTTAGCTTTTTGTAGGATTTCTGGATCAATGTCACCCGCAGTAACAGATTTTGCAACAGATTCAAGTAAGCCAAGACCTTGGCCAGCACCACAAGCAACCTCTACAATATCTTTGTTTTCACAAAAAGATTGAGCCCATTTATAACGTGTGTAAAAACGATTAAGCTGTTCTTCTGAGATCTCTTCACCAGAAAGCTCGGTGACTGAGGAGTAAGAAGTACTTGTCATCATGATCTATTTCTCACAATTTCAGTTGCCCCAGGAGGGGCGGTTGGCACAAGCTTTTCTTTCCTTAAAACGACTTGGTATAATTCTTGATCAGCGCAATTTCTTCTTAAATATTCATAAATTTTATTTAAAGACGATTGCCTGTTAAAAAAATTCAATACCGTTAGCCAAATAATATAAAAATCCAAAAAGACCGAGCGATGATTAATATAAAAAATTCCTAACCGACTTTTCCAGGGGCGAATGAGCTGATTATACGCCAGGTCGGGATCTTTTTCATCTGCTAAAATATTCCCCTCATCTGAGAAAACAATTGAAGAAAGATCTGTTATCCCTGGCTTAACAGTTAAAATTTCTTTTTCTTCTTTCGTGTATAAATCTGTTTCTCTTTTAACATTAGGACGCGGCCCTACTAAAGACATCGTTCCAATAAAAACATTAATCAACTGAGAAAGTTCATCAATTTTATATCGCCTGATAAAGTGTCCAATGGGGGTAATGCGAGTATCATTAGCTGATGTTGAGTCTACCCCTGTTTTGTCTGCCCCTTTACGCATGGATCGAAACTTGATCATTGGAAAAAGCTTGCCATTTAAACCAACGCGATTAGCGACATAAAAGGGCGAATGAAAATCGGTTAGATATATAACAATAGCTATTGTAAAAAGTAGGGGAGATAGAATAGTAAGCGCTAAAAAGGAAAAGATTCTATCAAACATATTTTTGATCATTGGGTATCCTTTATTATCGCATTTTTTATTTCTTCAACATCATGATAATACGCTTCTTCCAATGGCTTGCTTGAAGGGGCTGGGGCAAATGGAAGTGTGAACCGTTTTGGTATTGACTTCAAGGTATTAGGAGACAAGGTTTCGCAAACTTGCGCGATAATTTCGCCAGCCAATCCGCACGGCGACCAACCACCATCTAATACCATTAAATGCCCCGTTTTCTTAACAGACTCAAAAATAGCATCAAGTTTTAGGGGGTTTAGAATGCGAATATCAACAACCTCAGCAGATAAATTATTATGGGCTAGTTTTTTAGAGAGGTCTAAACATAATTTAGTTGTATACCCACTTCCCACCAATGTTATATCGGTTCCAGATTGAATTATTTTTGCAGCTTCTTTATGAAGAGGTTTTACAATTGCCGCTTGATAGTTTTCTTCTGTTTCATAGAGCCACCGATCATCAATATAAACCACAGGATCATCACTCAAAACACTTGAAATTAATAAGTCACGAGCATCGAGGGGGGTAGATGGCATAACGACACGCAAACCAGGAACATGGGCAAACCAAGAATGCAAAGCCTGCGAGTGCTGAGCTCCTTGCTCGCCCCCACGGTTGATGATTGTTCTAAAAGTCACATTGGGACGTCCCTGTCCTCCAAGCATAGAAGACCATTTAGCGGCTTGGTTGACTATGGCATCCATCCCATACAGAAGAAAATCCATCCGAGGATGAACAATGATGGGGCGCTCTCCATAAAGGCTCGCGCCCACCCCCATTCCATTACAAGCACTTTCTGAAACAGGTGTATCAATCACCCGCGCTTTCCCAAACTTTTTTTCAAGTCCCTTCATCGTGCTACCGACATACCAGGGGCTCCAAACGCCTTGCCCCATCACAAAAACCTCTGGATATTTTTCTAATAGATATTCAAACCCTTCAAGGATGCCCTGAGCGTACGTTATTTTTTTAACCATAATGCCCAGCCTCTGTATAAGTATACGCCTCTATTTCAGAGATACTTGGATAAGGATCACTTTCAGCTTTTTTTGAATCTTGAAGAAGAGATTGGTAAATAGATCTCCCCAATTCTTCGATTTGATTTTTTGTAAGAAAATTATTTTCTATTAACGCAGTTTTTAAACGAGTAATAGGATCAATTTTTTTCCATTTTTCAATGTCTTCTGGTTTTCGAAGGACGCCTACGTCAATATTAGCATCTGGCCCCACATGTCCCAAGTGACGATAGGTAATGCATTCGATAAATCCAGGTTTTTTTTCAGTGCGGATTTGTTTGATCATTTCTTGCGCTGTTTGGGCAACTTCACAAACATCGTTGCCATCGACAACTGCTGATAGCATCTTATTAGCCTCCGCAAAGCGGGAGGTCCTATTAGATGGTTGACGCAAGTGTAAATCAAGATGACTTGAGAAAAGGTTGTTTTCAACTACAAATAAGACAGGAATGTCCATCACAACAGCTGCATTCAAAGACTCGTGAACAACGCCTTCTTCACACGCTCCATCCCCAAAATAGGCAATACCAATCGCATCACTGCCAGACATTTTTGCAGCAAGGCCAGCTCCCACAGCTAAAGGAACTGTCCCAGATACAATGGGCACAGACCCTGCAAAGCCATTTTCAATGGAAGTGATATGCATGGATCCGCCCATACCACCCGAAGCTCCTGTCTTTTTACCCAAGACCTCAGCGAAGAGTTTATAGGGGGATCCTCCAAGTGCTAGATAGTGACCATGCGATCGATGTGCGCCAAACACGCGATCATTTGAGGTGAGAGAATAAGAAATACCGACAGGTGGTGCTTCTTGACCAATACAAAAATGACAGGGGCATCCAACTTTTTTTTCTTGAACAAGTTTAGTAATCATTTCTTCAGAAAAGCGAATGGTTAGGAGTTTCTTGAGAAACCCTATGAGATGCTCTTTTGAAAACCCATCAATATCTATTTGTTTCTTTTCAAAGATAGATAGGATTTTTTCTTGAAGCTCGTTATGAAATAGCATTTTTAATTATAAAAACTTTTGATGGAGTCTATCACATGATTGACATCATCATCTGTTAAAAGTGTGCTCATTGGAATCATAAAACATTTTTCGAAAAATGCATTTGTTTTGGGGTAATCAGCATCAAATCCAAGCGCTTTATGTTGGTGGATAGCCTTCCCACTCCATTGAATTAGTGTGCCAACTCCTTTCTCTTTTAAGTGGTTGGTGAGAGCCTCACGTGAGTAAGATTGTAGCTCATAATTTTGATAGATATCAAAATGAACATTTGCTTCAGGCGCTGGAGGTAAAATCAAATCATCTAAAGTTTTAAAAGCCTCATTATAACGTGAAGCAATTTCTCTTCTACGATTGATTTCCTCTTCATACCCCTGAAGACGAACATTCAAAAAAGACGCTTGTAAATTGTCAAGTCGTGAGTTAGTGCCCCAAATTTCAATTTCTCCAGTCTCAGGACTTCGGCCATGATCACGAAGTATGAGAACTTTTTTGGCTAAGTCATCATCATTGCTTACTAAAAGCCCCCCATCGCCAAAACAGCCGAGAGTTTTGGCGGGATAAAGACTAAATGCTCCAAAGGCACCAAATGTTCCAGCAGGGGTGTCTTTGTATTTTGCTCCCAATGCTTGCGCGGCATCTTCAACCACCATGAGTCCGTGCTCTTTAGCGATAGACATAATAGAATCCATATCACAACACCGCCCATTTACCTGTACCGGCATAATGGCTTTGGTTTTTGAAGTGATTTTTCTTTTAACATCTTCTGGACATAACATCCCATCATCTGCCATGTCCGCTAAGACTGGCGTTGCACCTCTAAGTGCAATGGAAGCTGGAGAAGCAATAAATGTATGAGAAGGAACAATAACTTCATCTCCCTCTTTGAGGCCTAGTGCCATCAATCCGAGAAGCAGCGCATTGGTCCCGTCTGCAACGCCAATGGCATGTTTCACGCCTAAGAATTTTTTAATGTTTTCTTCAAATGCTTTCAGATCTTTCTGGAGAATGTAAGCACCCCGGGACGTTACATCGTCAAAGGCTCTTTGATACTGCTCCTTATGAAGCTCAATCAAACGCGGATAATTAAAAAAAGGAACATTCATGAAAAATCCAAAACATGTTTATGTTTAGCTAATTATCATTTTCAATAAAAAAAGTAAATTCATTCTCTTTAAGGTCAACCATGCATAAGTATTGATTAACAAATTTTGCCTGCAGTTACTTTTAACAAATAGTACGACAGATCAAAAAGAATCAGGGTTCCTGTAAAAAAGGGGGGAAAATTTGAAATCTAAGTCCCATTTCTCTGCTCTTCTTAAGAGAGAGGCACTTGAAAGTAGGACAAAAAATAAAAGCTTAAAAAATAAACTGCTCTTTTTTTAAGCATTCTAAAACAGCCCCATTAAATCCCTGCATTTTTTGAATGTTATACACAGACCTATCCCGTGATTTTGTGGATGAAATTCAAATATTTTTTCAAAGTCTCTTAAACACGGGGTTTTAGAGATGTGGTACCTACAGGAGAAAAGTTTATCGCTCTTTTATAAAAATGATCTCTTTATCTTGGTAATTAAAAAAAAGTAACATTATTCCACATTTTTATAAGTTCTAAGATTAAGAACATCTTTGCCAATTCTCTAGCTGAGTTTATGAAAAATGAAACGCCTTAAAATTGCGCCTTATGACCCCAGTTGGCCCGATCTGTTTCAAGAGGAATCAGAAAAGATAAAAGCTGTTTTAAAAGATAGGCTCTTAGAGATTCATCACATCGGCTCAACAGCGGTTACTGGTCTGGCAGCTAAACCCATTATTGATATGATTGTTGTAGTGCCCTCTTTTTCAGAATTAAGCGAACAATTAGTGAAAATTGGCTATTGCTATAAGGGAGAATATAATCTGCCGATACGACAGCTGTATGAGAAAGAAGCGTCTCCTAAAATATATGTTCATGCTCACCTAGAAGGGAGCGCAGAAATTGAGTTGAATCTTGTCTTCCGAGAGGCCTTACGTGCAAGTAAACTTCTTTGTGAGGAATATGCCCGATTAAAGCTTAAAGCCGCCCAAAATCCGACAGCTGGGCAAAAAAGAACTCAAACGGGGATATCTCTTTATAATCTGCAGAAAAATGGATTTATCACACAGGTGTTAACGGATTCTGGTTTTAACGGGCTATGTATGCGTCTTTGCACCCAAACAGAAGAATGGGACGCGTATCATCGATTACGCAAAGATCTTTTGTTTGAGCCAGCTGGAATCGTTTATGATGAAAATCATCCCTCTCTTACAGATCCAGCTTTAAAACATTTGGTGTTTATAAAAGGCACGCAAATTATAGCGGCGGGAAGCCTGGAGTGGAGGAATGATAAAATCATCATCGTGAGGTCTCTAGCCGTGGATAGAAGATTCCAACGTCAAGGAATGGGCAGTCTTTTCTTAGAACGCCTTGAAAAATGGGCTGTGTTTCAGGGCGCGCAGCAAGCATATGTAAATGCGAATAGACAGGCCGTTCCTTTTTACCAAAAACATGGGTACGAAAAACACTCTTTTGACGATGACTCCCTCATGCTCAACATCCTTCAGATGGGGAAAAAACTCAAACTTTCGAGGAGCGAAAAATTAATATGAGAGAACAAACTTGCCAACTTCTTGCAGCCTATACGTCTTCTTACCCTGAAGAACTCGTTTACAAAGAAAAAATGCTTCAATTTCTTGATACGTGCCCGGACTGTTTTTTGCGAAGTTGTCGGGCGGGGCATTTCACAGCTTCTGCGTTTCTCCTAAACCCAGAAAAAACCCACGTACTTCTCTTGCTTCATGCCAAGCTCGATAAATGGATGCAGCTCGGGGGCCATTGTGATGGGGACCCAGATGCACTTGGGGTTGCAATAAAAGAAGCGCAAGAGGAATCTGGTATTCAAAAAATTCGGGCCATCCGTCCTACTGTTTTTGACATCGGTATTCATCTTATCCCTCCTTATAAAGAGGAAGAGGCACATTACCATTTTGATATTAGATTTCTATTACACGCTTATGAAACAGATCAAGTCATCCAAAATCATGAATCTAAAGCTCTTCAATGGCTTAAGATAACAGGTGAAAATTTACCTAAAAATCGTGCTTCTGTGGATCGCATGTTTGAAAAAATCAAAAAAGAACAGTGAGAAAGGCCCATGAAAATTAGCTATGACCGGATATTGACCCATGAATAAAATTTAGATTTACAGCAAGATGCTTTACACAACTTTTGTTGCGAAAATATTTTTGCGGGTCTAGCTTAGTTTGAACGCTATGTCATTGTGAAACACTCCAAGGCTGGCGTGCTCACTGCTTGGGTTAGTGCAATTTTTTTTATAAAGAATTCCTAGATACTTAATTAGCTGGCGTTTTTTCTTATTAAGTTAGATAATTCTATTTAACTTTTGCAAGTGGCTTTATGATAATGTGGAATGAACTTTTGACTGGGCTGGGGACAGCTCTTTCTGTTGTCGCACTTCTTTATTACCTTTGGGCAACAATCCA encodes:
- a CDS encoding sugar transferase, which codes for MKNMFDRIFSFLALTILSPLLFTIAIVIYLTDFHSPFYVANRVGLNGKLFPMIKFRSMRKGADKTGVDSTSANDTRITPIGHFIRRYKIDELSQLINVFIGTMSLVGPRPNVKRETDLYTKEEKEILTVKPGITDLSSIVFSDEGNILADEKDPDLAYNQLIRPWKSRLGIFYINHRSVFLDFYIIWLTVLNFFNRQSSLNKIYEYLRRNCADQELYQVVLRKEKLVPTAPPGATEIVRNRS
- a CDS encoding alpha-ketoacid dehydrogenase subunit beta, with amino-acid sequence MVKKITYAQGILEGFEYLLEKYPEVFVMGQGVWSPWYVGSTMKGLEKKFGKARVIDTPVSESACNGMGVGASLYGERPIIVHPRMDFLLYGMDAIVNQAAKWSSMLGGQGRPNVTFRTIINRGGEQGAQHSQALHSWFAHVPGLRVVMPSTPLDARDLLISSVLSDDPVVYIDDRWLYETEENYQAAIVKPLHKEAAKIIQSGTDITLVGSGYTTKLCLDLSKKLAHNNLSAEVVDIRILNPLKLDAIFESVKKTGHLMVLDGGWSPCGLAGEIIAQVCETLSPNTLKSIPKRFTLPFAPAPSSKPLEEAYYHDVEEIKNAIIKDTQ
- a CDS encoding dehydrogenase, with the protein product MLFHNELQEKILSIFEKKQIDIDGFSKEHLIGFLKKLLTIRFSEEMITKLVQEKKVGCPCHFCIGQEAPPVGISYSLTSNDRVFGAHRSHGHYLALGGSPYKLFAEVLGKKTGASGGMGGSMHITSIENGFAGSVPIVSGTVPLAVGAGLAAKMSGSDAIGIAYFGDGACEEGVVHESLNAAVVMDIPVLFVVENNLFSSHLDLHLRQPSNRTSRFAEANKMLSAVVDGNDVCEVAQTAQEMIKQIRTEKKPGFIECITYRHLGHVGPDANIDVGVLRKPEDIEKWKKIDPITRLKTALIENNFLTKNQIEELGRSIYQSLLQDSKKAESDPYPSISEIEAYTYTEAGHYG
- a CDS encoding DegT/DnrJ/EryC1/StrS family aminotransferase; amino-acid sequence: MNVPFFNYPRLIELHKEQYQRAFDDVTSRGAYILQKDLKAFEENIKKFLGVKHAIGVADGTNALLLGLMALGLKEGDEVIVPSHTFIASPASIALRGATPVLADMADDGMLCPEDVKRKITSKTKAIMPVQVNGRCCDMDSIMSIAKEHGLMVVEDAAQALGAKYKDTPAGTFGAFGAFSLYPAKTLGCFGDGGLLVSNDDDLAKKVLILRDHGRSPETGEIEIWGTNSRLDNLQASFLNVRLQGYEEEINRRREIASRYNEAFKTLDDLILPPAPEANVHFDIYQNYELQSYSREALTNHLKEKGVGTLIQWSGKAIHQHKALGFDADYPKTNAFFEKCFMIPMSTLLTDDDVNHVIDSIKSFYN
- a CDS encoding nucleoside triphosphate hydrolase — protein: MREQTCQLLAAYTSSYPEELVYKEKMLQFLDTCPDCFLRSCRAGHFTASAFLLNPEKTHVLLLLHAKLDKWMQLGGHCDGDPDALGVAIKEAQEESGIQKIRAIRPTVFDIGIHLIPPYKEEEAHYHFDIRFLLHAYETDQVIQNHESKALQWLKITGENLPKNRASVDRMFEKIKKEQ